A region from the Streptomyces sp. NBC_01445 genome encodes:
- a CDS encoding ParB/RepB/Spo0J family partition protein, with the protein MSKKDQLGGGRFGNTQTRPVSARRQAVAEATGVATTGAPDSRLQTLPLEQLVPTRFNPRRNFGTDEDLKEFGRKLEVKQLQPAVAVTREAYLKLWEEEADAVGTHRYVIANGERRFRASQAAGLGTLEVIVDDTLAASRATFLDAVLSENNDREDLDPVEQAIGIQTMVEQLGGKARVAEHFGKSAGWVTQQLYLLKLAPELQDLVSAGVLPVRETRDLVKLPVEEQATAWANRLAARAEEKLAPADPVDPQRDLSPPAPTAPVFTAVKNPQTEPPTAPPQPAQPTPVFTAVKNPQTDSPTAPTAPTEPAQPAPGFTAVKNEGAEPAPRSDVAHAAMPSPPPATTPETVPEPRAHELTERDTNGHEADGKKFPYDSGAMSAHLLIRKMETDEEFFKMVDILVATKLRKRPAI; encoded by the coding sequence ATGAGCAAGAAGGACCAGTTGGGCGGCGGACGATTCGGCAACACCCAGACCCGGCCTGTCAGCGCTCGGCGCCAGGCCGTCGCGGAAGCGACCGGCGTTGCCACAACCGGCGCGCCCGACAGCCGCCTGCAGACGCTTCCGCTCGAACAGCTCGTGCCGACGCGGTTCAACCCACGTCGCAACTTCGGCACTGATGAGGACCTCAAGGAGTTTGGTCGCAAGCTGGAGGTGAAGCAGCTTCAGCCGGCTGTTGCGGTCACGCGCGAGGCCTACCTGAAGCTGTGGGAGGAAGAGGCCGATGCGGTGGGGACCCATCGGTACGTCATCGCGAATGGCGAGCGCCGCTTCCGCGCTTCCCAGGCGGCGGGTCTTGGCACCCTTGAAGTCATCGTCGACGACACGCTTGCAGCGTCCAGGGCCACGTTTCTGGACGCGGTCCTGTCGGAGAACAACGACCGTGAGGACCTGGACCCCGTCGAGCAGGCCATCGGCATCCAGACGATGGTTGAGCAGCTCGGAGGCAAGGCCAGGGTCGCGGAGCACTTCGGCAAGTCGGCCGGGTGGGTCACCCAGCAGCTGTACTTGCTGAAGCTGGCTCCGGAACTCCAGGACCTCGTCAGTGCGGGTGTGCTGCCCGTTCGGGAGACTCGGGACCTGGTGAAACTTCCGGTGGAGGAGCAGGCCACTGCCTGGGCGAACCGGCTGGCGGCCCGGGCCGAGGAGAAGCTGGCGCCAGCGGATCCGGTAGATCCCCAGAGAGATCTGTCCCCACCGGCGCCGACGGCCCCGGTCTTTACCGCGGTAAAGAATCCGCAGACCGAGCCACCGACCGCACCGCCCCAGCCAGCTCAACCGACGCCGGTCTTTACCGCGGTAAAGAATCCGCAGACCGACTCACCGACCGCCCCGACCGCCCCGACCGAGCCAGCTCAGCCGGCCCCCGGCTTTACCGCGGTAAAGAATGAGGGTGCTGAGCCTGCGCCCCGGAGCGACGTTGCCCACGCAGCGATGCCGTCACCCCCGCCGGCTACCACTCCCGAAACTGTCCCCGAGCCCAGGGCCCACGAACTGACGGAGCGGGACACCAACGGTCACGAGGCTGACGGCAAGAAGTTCCCCTACGACAGCGGCGCCATGAGCGCGCACCTCCTGATCCGGAAGATGGAGACGGATGAGGAGTTCTTCAAGATGGTCGACATCCTGGTCGCGACAAAGCTGCGGAAGCGGCCCGCAATCTGA
- a CDS encoding ParA family protein yields MSSPTTSGDREKVVSKLPGLLRQSLKVRCAQHGLEIQTAIEQAVRAWTGLASGLEPVDTAGADSFSTFLPHGQWDDFKAVTKQRSVSLTQGLAQAVHMWLDSHPAPDIERPVVTRRFVVCNQKGGVGKTAITAGLGEAMAEDRNSLYPVQIAKQLASEPDGDEDPLGVENLPGIGLRVLLVDFDPQCHLTNQLGATPLPISQDGDSLTNHMGGSPKGDLRDLIVTVDGERFGDRLHLLPSCNDAFLLDVRLSGVRAREAALERALAPLEADYDVIVVDCPPSLGLSMDAAVYYGRRRKDEVPGQSGPLVVVQAEDSSADAYDLLTNQIEDLRNDMDLDIDYLGLVVNLYDPRRGYIATSSLEGWMDIKDPRVVAIVSERKEQKEAVRMKQPLLSYAPKSQIAISMRAMARELS; encoded by the coding sequence ATGAGTTCTCCAACCACCTCAGGCGACCGGGAAAAGGTCGTATCCAAGCTGCCGGGCCTGCTTCGCCAGAGCCTCAAGGTCAGATGCGCCCAGCACGGTCTCGAAATCCAGACGGCCATCGAACAGGCCGTCAGGGCCTGGACCGGGCTCGCCTCCGGGCTTGAACCTGTCGACACGGCCGGCGCCGACTCGTTCTCCACCTTCCTCCCGCACGGTCAGTGGGACGACTTCAAGGCGGTCACCAAGCAGCGCAGCGTGTCCCTCACTCAGGGACTGGCGCAGGCCGTGCACATGTGGCTGGACAGCCATCCGGCACCCGACATCGAACGGCCGGTCGTCACCCGGCGGTTCGTGGTGTGCAACCAGAAGGGCGGCGTGGGCAAGACCGCCATCACCGCCGGCCTCGGTGAGGCAATGGCTGAGGACCGCAACAGCCTGTACCCGGTCCAGATCGCCAAGCAGCTTGCTTCGGAGCCGGACGGTGACGAGGACCCTCTCGGTGTCGAGAACCTTCCCGGTATCGGCCTGCGCGTCCTCCTGGTCGACTTCGACCCCCAGTGCCACCTCACCAACCAGCTCGGTGCAACACCTCTGCCCATTTCGCAGGACGGCGACAGCCTCACCAACCACATGGGCGGCTCCCCCAAGGGCGACCTGCGGGATCTCATCGTCACCGTCGACGGGGAACGGTTCGGCGACCGTCTCCACCTGCTGCCCAGTTGTAACGACGCGTTCCTCCTGGACGTCCGGCTCTCCGGAGTCCGCGCCCGGGAAGCCGCGTTGGAGCGTGCCCTTGCACCGCTGGAAGCCGACTATGACGTCATCGTTGTCGACTGCCCCCCGAGCCTCGGCCTGAGCATGGACGCCGCCGTCTATTACGGGCGGCGCCGGAAGGACGAAGTGCCCGGCCAGTCCGGCCCCCTCGTCGTCGTCCAGGCAGAGGACAGCTCAGCCGATGCCTACGACCTGCTGACGAACCAGATCGAAGACCTGCGCAACGACATGGACCTCGATATCGACTACCTCGGTCTGGTCGTCAACCTCTACGACCCGCGGCGCGGCTACATCGCCACGTCCTCCCTCGAGGGATGGATGGACATTAAGGATCCGCGTGTCGTCGCGATCGTCAGTGAGCGCAAGGAGCAGAAGGAGGCCGTCCGAATGAAGCAGCCTCTGCTGTCGTACGCACCCAAGAGCCAAATCGCGATCAGCATGCGGGCCATGGCGCGGGAGCTCTCATGA
- a CDS encoding ABC transporter permease produces MSSLSLAVRDSSTMLRRNLLHARRYPSLTLNLLLTPIMLLLLFVYIFGDVMSAGIGGTGAGRSVYIAYIVPGLLLMTIGSTTIGTAVSVSNDMTEGIIARFRTMAIHRGSVLIGHVIGSVLQCIASVVLVGAVAVAIGFRSTDATALEWLAAFGLLVLFATALTWIAVGMGLISPNAEAASNNAMPLILLPLLSSAFIPTNTMPGWFQPIAQYQPFTPAIETLRGLLLGTHIGNNGWLTITWSLGLTVLGYYWSKAKFNNDPK; encoded by the coding sequence ATGAGCTCCCTGTCCCTCGCCGTGCGCGACTCGTCCACCATGCTGCGCCGCAACCTCCTGCACGCGCGGCGCTACCCGTCGCTCACCCTGAACCTGCTGCTCACCCCGATCATGCTGCTCCTGCTGTTCGTCTACATCTTCGGCGACGTCATGAGCGCCGGCATCGGCGGCACCGGCGCCGGCCGCTCCGTCTACATCGCCTACATCGTCCCCGGCCTGCTCCTGATGACGATCGGCTCCACCACCATCGGCACCGCGGTGTCCGTCTCCAACGACATGACCGAAGGCATCATCGCCCGCTTCCGCACCATGGCCATCCACCGCGGATCCGTCCTCATCGGCCACGTCATCGGCAGCGTCCTGCAATGCATCGCCAGCGTCGTGCTCGTCGGCGCCGTCGCCGTCGCCATCGGCTTCCGCTCCACGGACGCCACCGCCCTCGAATGGCTGGCCGCGTTCGGACTCCTCGTCCTGTTCGCCACCGCACTCACCTGGATCGCCGTCGGCATGGGGCTGATCAGTCCCAACGCCGAAGCGGCCAGCAACAACGCCATGCCCCTCATCCTCCTCCCCCTCCTGTCCAGCGCCTTCATCCCCACCAACACCATGCCCGGCTGGTTCCAGCCCATCGCCCAATACCAGCCCTTCACCCCCGCCATCGAAACCCTCCGCGGCCTCCTCCTCGGCACCCACATCGGCAACAACGGCTGGCTCACCATCACCTGGAGCCTCGGCCTCACCGTCCTCGGCTACTACTGGTCCAAGGCAAAATTCAACAACGACCCGAAATAG
- a CDS encoding ATP-binding cassette domain-containing protein — translation MTTMAITANGLRKSYGDKTVLDGIDLHIPTGTVFALLGPNGAGKTTTVQILSTLISPGPGTGETRVGGHDLTAQAQTVRAAIGVTGQFSAVDALITGEENMLLMADLHHLPKSEGRRIAAELLERFDLTDAASKPASTYSGGMKRRLDIAMTLVGNPRIIFLDEPTTGLDPRSRHTMWGIIRELVTDGVTVFLTTQYLEEADELADRIAVLNNGRIAAEGTADELKRLIPGGHIRLRFTDPDAYRSAASALDDAATDEEALALQLPSDGSQRDLRSILDRLDTAGIQADELTVHTPDLDDVFFALTGGVGVPAQPNQPKEAVR, via the coding sequence ATGACGACCATGGCCATCACGGCGAACGGGCTGCGCAAGTCCTACGGCGACAAGACCGTCCTCGACGGCATCGACCTGCACATCCCGACCGGCACCGTGTTCGCCCTGCTCGGGCCGAACGGCGCCGGAAAGACCACCACCGTGCAGATCCTGTCCACACTCATCTCCCCCGGCCCCGGCACCGGCGAGACCCGCGTCGGCGGCCACGACCTCACCGCCCAGGCGCAGACCGTGCGTGCCGCGATCGGAGTCACCGGGCAGTTCTCCGCCGTCGACGCACTGATCACCGGCGAGGAGAACATGCTCCTCATGGCGGACCTGCACCACCTGCCCAAGTCGGAAGGACGACGCATCGCCGCCGAGCTGCTCGAGCGGTTCGACCTCACCGACGCCGCATCGAAGCCCGCCTCCACCTACTCCGGCGGCATGAAACGCCGCCTCGACATCGCCATGACCCTGGTCGGCAACCCGCGGATCATCTTCCTCGACGAACCCACCACCGGCCTCGACCCCCGCTCCCGCCACACCATGTGGGGCATCATCCGCGAACTCGTCACCGACGGCGTCACCGTCTTCCTCACCACCCAGTACCTCGAAGAAGCCGACGAACTCGCCGACCGCATCGCCGTACTCAACAACGGCAGAATCGCCGCCGAAGGCACCGCCGACGAACTCAAGCGCCTCATCCCCGGCGGACACATCCGGCTCCGCTTCACCGACCCCGACGCCTACCGTTCCGCCGCCTCCGCGCTCGACGACGCCGCAACAGACGAGGAGGCCCTCGCACTGCAGCTCCCCAGCGACGGCAGCCAGCGCGACCTGCGCTCCATCCTCGACCGCCTCGACACGGCCGGCATCCAGGCCGACGAGCTGACCGTGCACACCCCCGACCTCGACGACGTGTTCTTCGCCCTCACCGGCGGCGTCGGCGTGCCCGCCCAGCCGAACCAGCCCAAGGAGGCTGTCCGATGA
- a CDS encoding DUF4097 family beta strand repeat-containing protein → MQKFDTPAAVLAILDIPAGRIQFIAADRADTTVEILPADKSKSRDVKAAEQVTAEYADGVLHIEAATAKNRILGNSGSVEVTVQLPAGSRVEAKAAAAELRGVGRLGDVTFEGAQALVKLDETASARLTLQAGDVFVGRLNGPAQISTQKGDLNIAEATSGTVELRTESGDITIGAARGVSATLDAGTTYGRIHNTLKNTDGATAALTIHATTAHGDITARSL, encoded by the coding sequence ATGCAGAAGTTCGACACCCCCGCCGCCGTCCTCGCCATCCTGGACATCCCCGCAGGACGCATCCAGTTCATCGCCGCCGACCGCGCCGACACCACGGTCGAGATCCTGCCCGCCGACAAGTCCAAGAGCCGCGACGTGAAGGCCGCCGAGCAGGTCACGGCCGAATACGCCGACGGCGTCCTGCACATCGAAGCAGCCACCGCGAAGAACCGGATCCTGGGCAACTCCGGATCCGTCGAGGTGACCGTCCAGCTGCCCGCCGGCTCCCGCGTCGAGGCGAAGGCCGCCGCCGCCGAACTGCGCGGCGTCGGACGGCTCGGCGACGTCACCTTCGAAGGAGCGCAGGCCCTGGTCAAGCTCGACGAGACCGCCAGCGCCCGCCTCACCCTCCAGGCCGGCGACGTCTTCGTCGGCCGCCTGAACGGCCCCGCCCAGATCAGCACACAGAAGGGCGACCTGAACATCGCCGAGGCCACCAGCGGCACCGTCGAACTGCGCACCGAATCAGGCGACATCACCATCGGCGCCGCCCGCGGCGTGTCCGCCACCCTCGACGCCGGCACCACCTACGGCCGCATCCACAACACCCTCAAGAACACCGACGGCGCCACCGCCGCACTCACCATCCACGCCACCACCGCCCACGGCGACATCACCGCCCGCAGCCTCTAA
- a CDS encoding helix-turn-helix domain-containing protein — protein MPGGRLTQQDRQQIALGLADGLAYAEIARTLDRPTSTVTREVMRNGGPTAYRADLAHRATEQRSRRKQPAAPRNPGTPAQPHGRDAEAVRAYEETFTTVLIQSGTPKMMARVMSCLTLTDTGSLTAAELVQRLQVSPASISKAVAFLESQGMVRRERDDRRRERYVVDNDIMYQSMMASARSTAHVVDIARQGVGVLGSGTPAATRLENIARFLDFVSESIARAAEQARDILHTQPEPPKDHTTT, from the coding sequence ATGCCGGGAGGCAGACTTACTCAGCAGGACCGTCAACAGATCGCGCTGGGGCTGGCCGATGGCCTGGCCTATGCCGAGATCGCCAGAACCCTGGACCGCCCGACATCGACGGTCACGCGTGAGGTGATGCGTAACGGCGGCCCGACCGCCTACCGCGCGGACCTCGCTCACCGCGCCACGGAACAGCGTTCCCGCCGCAAGCAGCCGGCAGCGCCCCGCAACCCGGGCACGCCGGCGCAGCCCCACGGACGTGACGCGGAAGCGGTGCGCGCGTACGAGGAGACGTTCACGACCGTCCTCATACAGTCGGGAACGCCGAAGATGATGGCCCGGGTGATGTCCTGCCTCACCCTCACCGACACGGGCAGTCTGACCGCGGCCGAACTCGTCCAGCGTCTCCAGGTCAGCCCGGCGTCCATCTCCAAGGCGGTCGCGTTCCTGGAGAGTCAGGGGATGGTCCGCAGGGAGCGCGACGACCGCCGCCGTGAGCGCTACGTCGTCGACAACGACATCATGTACCAGTCGATGATGGCTTCCGCCCGTTCCACCGCCCATGTCGTCGACATCGCGCGACAAGGCGTCGGCGTCCTCGGTTCCGGCACTCCCGCTGCCACCCGCCTCGAAAATATCGCCCGCTTCCTCGACTTCGTCTCCGAAAGCATCGCCCGCGCCGCGGAACAGGCCCGCGACATCCTCCACACCCAGCCCGAACCGCCGAAGGACCACACCACCACGTGA
- a CDS encoding helix-turn-helix transcriptional regulator → MSEFDAIDSLLASLTPQEELPDTEVRRSLREQAGLSKAQVARALGVSPSTVTGWESGRDPAGETRAKYAYLLDGLAAKFAPPAEPEPEPDSEAEAGPEPEADEVAPAPVAATDATEPSPADDADDRDDTDDVETLATPEPCVLCASPARQRVAGFPQHLDPADCRPTAGATTPTVTPTATPAAPSAPQVQPSPSARPPHAAHGAQRPKKPAPRGRAFQEPSGPADTIHQAVQAALAAHEGDVEAASTALLKRAIPDAMALLDQTRKGARYDVIAHPWIPDILKKQTAKGADRIWEARPKWTRHELPPGEHEVTALDINGAYLSALKTHLPLGQLEHSTGFDHDRRRAGVHLITPPHWEHEAVLPNPIGNRDEPGPLWVTEPTLRLLLRLSGPKYGLCDPPQIHESYTSGATENLLEKFRIALKDAREQAISDEDEVTLEYVKAMYSKFVSTMGESNYNRELYRPDWMHLIRSQAFANLWTKAYKAHEEGLTVVRAMGTDELHVIGDWHSVFPEGRGVTEVKVKDTYTAKAAGDETLQPGEGE, encoded by the coding sequence ATGAGCGAGTTCGACGCGATCGACTCCCTGCTCGCCTCGCTCACCCCGCAGGAGGAGCTTCCCGACACCGAGGTGCGCCGGAGTCTGCGCGAGCAGGCGGGACTGTCGAAGGCGCAGGTGGCCCGGGCACTCGGCGTGAGCCCGTCCACGGTCACCGGGTGGGAATCGGGGCGTGACCCGGCGGGGGAGACGCGCGCGAAGTACGCCTACCTCCTTGACGGCCTGGCTGCGAAGTTCGCGCCGCCCGCCGAGCCAGAGCCCGAACCCGACTCCGAGGCCGAGGCGGGGCCTGAGCCCGAGGCGGACGAGGTGGCACCGGCCCCGGTTGCCGCCACCGACGCGACCGAACCTTCACCGGCCGACGACGCAGACGACAGGGACGACACAGACGACGTCGAAACTCTGGCCACGCCCGAGCCGTGCGTCCTGTGCGCCAGCCCGGCCCGGCAGCGCGTCGCTGGCTTTCCCCAGCACCTGGACCCTGCCGACTGCCGGCCCACCGCCGGCGCCACGACGCCTACGGTCACGCCTACGGCCACGCCTGCGGCTCCGAGCGCTCCGCAGGTCCAACCGTCACCTTCGGCGCGCCCGCCACACGCGGCGCACGGTGCGCAACGGCCGAAGAAACCGGCCCCGCGTGGACGGGCGTTCCAGGAACCGTCCGGTCCGGCCGACACGATCCACCAAGCCGTTCAAGCCGCGCTCGCCGCCCACGAGGGCGACGTCGAAGCCGCGAGTACCGCGCTGCTGAAGCGGGCGATCCCGGACGCGATGGCGTTGCTGGACCAGACCCGCAAGGGCGCACGCTACGACGTGATCGCCCACCCCTGGATCCCCGACATCCTCAAGAAGCAGACCGCCAAGGGCGCCGACCGGATCTGGGAAGCCCGCCCCAAGTGGACCCGCCACGAGCTCCCGCCCGGTGAGCACGAAGTGACCGCGCTCGACATCAACGGCGCCTACCTCTCCGCCCTCAAGACCCACCTCCCACTCGGACAGCTGGAACACTCCACCGGCTTCGACCACGACCGGCGCCGCGCAGGCGTCCACCTGATCACCCCACCGCACTGGGAACACGAAGCGGTGCTGCCGAACCCGATCGGAAACCGGGACGAACCCGGCCCCCTGTGGGTCACCGAACCCACCCTGCGTCTCCTGCTACGCCTGTCCGGCCCGAAATACGGCCTGTGCGACCCGCCACAGATCCACGAGTCGTACACCTCCGGCGCCACCGAGAACCTCCTGGAGAAGTTCCGCATCGCCCTCAAAGACGCCCGCGAACAGGCAATCAGCGACGAGGACGAAGTGACACTGGAGTACGTGAAAGCGATGTACTCCAAATTCGTGTCCACGATGGGGGAGTCGAACTACAACCGGGAGCTGTACCGCCCGGACTGGATGCACCTCATCCGCTCCCAGGCCTTCGCCAACCTCTGGACAAAGGCCTACAAGGCCCACGAGGAAGGCCTGACCGTGGTGCGTGCAATGGGCACCGACGAACTCCACGTCATCGGCGACTGGCACAGTGTCTTCCCCGAGGGCCGTGGCGTTACCGAGGTCAAGGTGAAGGACACCTACACCGCCAAAGCCGCCGGCGACGAGACCCTGCAGCCGGGGGAGGGGGAGTAA
- a CDS encoding transcriptional regulator yields the protein MPDRNLEFGKFGARGIKGYEAAARQLDHLAAFIASPATTRRGMLARLHYLTRTDHARTAAREAGLTVTDRTLKRWAEGKASPSKKSLAQLEDAYRQVRRHNVARHLLQRLNRQGRGTRVEFHPLNQAQVPRPLQRDVSFRTLNVRHWDRMVQAWAADDDEAMDEAWFDGITIDLGSDYGAYEYVMNIGFAA from the coding sequence GTGCCCGACAGGAACCTTGAGTTCGGCAAGTTCGGCGCCCGCGGAATCAAGGGCTACGAGGCCGCGGCCCGCCAGCTCGATCACCTGGCCGCCTTCATCGCCAGCCCCGCAACCACCCGCCGCGGCATGCTGGCCCGCCTGCACTACCTCACCCGCACCGACCATGCACGCACGGCCGCACGCGAGGCCGGCCTCACCGTCACCGACCGCACACTGAAACGCTGGGCCGAGGGCAAGGCCTCACCGTCAAAAAAGAGCCTGGCACAGCTGGAGGACGCCTACCGGCAGGTGCGCCGCCACAACGTCGCCCGGCACCTGCTGCAGCGCCTCAACCGGCAAGGCCGGGGCACCCGCGTCGAGTTCCATCCCCTCAACCAAGCCCAGGTCCCCCGACCGCTCCAACGCGACGTCTCCTTCCGCACCCTCAACGTGCGGCACTGGGACCGGATGGTGCAGGCATGGGCAGCCGATGACGACGAGGCCATGGACGAGGCATGGTTCGACGGCATCACCATCGACCTCGGCTCCGACTACGGCGCCTACGAGTACGTCATGAACATCGGCTTCGCCGCCTGA